The DNA sequence TGCTGGCCGGTATCGGCATCGAACTGTTCAACGTGCCCTGGTTCACCGCGACCCAGCGCGAGGTCGAGCCCGCCAAGCTCGCCCGCGTCTCCTCGCTGGACTTCCTGCTCTCCTACGGGCTCGCCCCGGTCGGACTCGCCCTCATCGCACCGGCCATCGCCGCCTTCGGCACGGGGCCGGTTCTCGGCTTCTGCGCCCTGGCGTGCTTCGCCGCCCCGGCCGCGGCGGCGCTGGCTCCCGGGGCCCGCGGCTTCTCACGTCCCGCGCCGGAAGTGAGGGGAGCCTGACCGTGACCTCCTACGCCAACGCCGGAATCGCCCCCGAGCGCCTGAACCCCGCCGCCGCCTTGTCGCGCCTTGCCGGCTGACACAGACCCGCTGCGCTCCCGCTCCCTCTACGCACTCCGCCGACCGGTGCTGCGCCCTGGCCGGGGACGGAGCATCTACCCCTCGTACTCCCGAAGATATTTCCCGAATTTCTCCAGGCCGTCGACATTCCGCGGGCTACTGATTCCCTCGTTGTAGTCCATGATATAGAAGTTGTCGTTGACCACCGCGGGAAGCTCGCTGGTCCGCGGCGAATTCTTTAGGAATTCGATCTTGTCCGTGGCGGGCTTGTCACCGTAGTCGAGGATGATGATGACTTCGGGCTCTCCCTCGACCACCGCCTCCCAGCCGACCTGAGTCCAGCGCTCCTCCAGGCCGCCGAAGATGTTGCGCCCGCCGGCGAATTCGATGATCTCGTTCGGCGGGACCTGGTTGCCCGCGGTGAAAGGCTGGTCCGTACCGGAGTCGTACAGGAAGACCGGAACTTTCTCCCCCTCGGGCGCGGCGTCGCGGACCGCCTGGACGCGGCTCTTCATGTCCGCCACGACCTCCCGGGCCCTGTCCTCGACACCGAAGATCTTGCCCAGCCTGCGCATGTCGGTGTACAGGCCCTCGAACGGGTCGTGCTCCTCCGGGAATTCCGGATAGTTGTAGCACGACTCAGCGTGCATGAAGCTCTGGATCTCCAGGCGGTCCAGGATCTCCGGGGTGATCCCCCGCTGGTCGCTGAAACCCGAATTCCAGCCCGCCACCACGAAGTCGGAATTCGCTTGGACCACCAACTCCCGGTTCAGCAGGTCGTCACCGAGGAATTCGACCTTCTCGTACTCCTCCGCCCACGGTGATTCGCTGACCGGCGGGTTGGCGGGCGGCATGACGTATCCGTGCACGTGCTCGGTCAGGCCCAGGGCGAACATCTTGTCCGCGCTTCCGCCTTCGTAGACCACAGCGCGTTGCGGGGTTTGGTACTCGACCGGTTCTCCGCAGCGCTTGACCGTGGCCGTGCTCGTCGAGGAGTCCTCCTCGATCTGGGCGCCGCAGCTCGCGGCCAGGACGCTTGCCAGCACGAGGGGGGCTGCCAGCTTCCCGGCTCGGAGTGCAGGACTGGGGGTCGCGGTCATACGGGGGTTCCTTCCCACCTGCGGTGCGCAGGCAATGTGTAGAGGATCTGCGGTGTCCCGCTGAGGGGATGGGAGACCACTCGGGTAGCGACGTTGAAAACGCTTTCGATGCGTTCCTCCGTCAGGACCTCGGCCGGCGTGCCCGCGGCCACCAGCGCCCCCTCGGCCAGAAGGCCCAGCCGGTCGCACGTCACCGCGGCGAGGTTCAGGTCGTGCAGGATGACCAGGACGCTCAACCCGGACTCCTTGAGCAGCCCGAGCAGCTCGATCTGGTGGCGCATGTCCAGGTGGTTGGTGGGCTCGTCGAGGACGAGGACCCGCGGTTGCTGGACGAGGGCGCGGGCGATCAGCACGCGCTGCCGTTCGCCTCCGGAGAGGGTGAGCACCCCGCGGTGCGCGAGGTGGTCGACCTCCAGTGCGTGCATCGCCCGCCGGCAGAGGTCCCGTTCGGCGGCGGTCAGCGGTTCGTTTCCCCGCTTGTGGGGGGTGCGCCCGAGCGCCACGACCTCGGCCGCGGTGAAGTCGAGGTCGGTGCCGTCCTCCTGGGAGAGCGCCGCGACCTGCAGTGCGCTCTGGCGCAGGG is a window from the Streptomonospora litoralis genome containing:
- a CDS encoding ABC transporter substrate-binding protein, which produces MTATPSPALRAGKLAAPLVLASVLAASCGAQIEEDSSTSTATVKRCGEPVEYQTPQRAVVYEGGSADKMFALGLTEHVHGYVMPPANPPVSESPWAEEYEKVEFLGDDLLNRELVVQANSDFVVAGWNSGFSDQRGITPEILDRLEIQSFMHAESCYNYPEFPEEHDPFEGLYTDMRRLGKIFGVEDRAREVVADMKSRVQAVRDAAPEGEKVPVFLYDSGTDQPFTAGNQVPPNEIIEFAGGRNIFGGLEERWTQVGWEAVVEGEPEVIIILDYGDKPATDKIEFLKNSPRTSELPAVVNDNFYIMDYNEGISSPRNVDGLEKFGKYLREYEG
- a CDS encoding ABC transporter ATP-binding protein, whose amino-acid sequence is MRIALDRITVSVAGNELVRALSLDVPDGKIVGLVGPNGSGKTTALRCVYRALKPTRGTVWIDGGTDLHAQTLRQSALQVAALSQEDGTDLDFTAAEVVALGRTPHKRGNEPLTAAERDLCRRAMHALEVDHLAHRGVLTLSGGERQRVLIARALVQQPRVLVLDEPTNHLDMRHQIELLGLLKESGLSVLVILHDLNLAAVTCDRLGLLAEGALVAAGTPAEVLTEERIESVFNVATRVVSHPLSGTPQILYTLPAHRRWEGTPV